The sequence GCTGTCATTTTTGGTTACTAAACTTGGCCAAAGGGTCTTACGGAAACTCGCCTAGGCCTGCACACCTCCACCTggctgctgaggtggctcagggTGTGTTCCTGGCAGGTCAGCACCTCAGGGGAGCTGAAGAAGGAAACAGACTCTTGGCCGCAGCCCAGACCTGCTGAACCAGAAACTCGGGGTGTTTTCACAAGCCCTGGGGGATTCTGATGCTTGCTCAAGTTTGAGAGTCGTTGCCCTGATGCACACACGGTGGAGACAGCTTATTACCGCGTGTTCCATCCTCTTTAGACACAGGAGGGGCTCGTGGTCCCCGTCTGCCTCCTGGGTGCGCCCCGCTGTCTGAAACCACCCGCCCTCAAGCAAATGGGATTCCGGGCGGCGGGTGCACGGGAGGAGAGAGCATCTGTTCCTTTCCATCTGTCGCAGCTCTGACCTGGCCCTCCATCACTCCACAAATGCGTCCTGCGTCCCTACCCAACGCCAGAGCGAGGAGCAAATGAGGCTCCTGCACCCCGGGGTGTTTGCGTGCCAGTCTGGAGGAGGCAGCCGGAAAACCCAGAGGCCACCGGGCCTGCCGCTGCCCAAGCCCCCTCCGAGGCCCCTCACCCTGCGGAGAGCTACTGAGCACGGCTGGGCAGCAGACCCTGGCACGCAGAGGGGAGCAGATGGACCAGCGGTGCCCCGGGGGAGCTCACAGCCTCAGGTGGAGACCACGTCTGGGGAAAGCCCTTGAAAATCAAGGTAAGGCGCTTAAATAGAAGCGGGGAGCCTCTGGCCCCTGGACCCATTCAGAAGGCTTTGCAGGATGAAAGAGTTCATAAGGACACAGAATCcaaatttttaaagagaatatTCTCCAGGAATTGCAATTCTGTTCCTGTACCAGGATCCCTAACTTACCTCCTGAGTCAGAGGCTCCTTCCTGCTACCCAGGCTGGATCCCCAGTCGCCTCCCTCCCCTTGGCAGTGTGTCCTCCGGATCCACCACCCTGGGACTGAGTCTTGACCCGGACCCCGGGCCTGGCTGACTGCCAGCAGCCCTCCCTGACTCTGCCCACCCATGGGAGCCACCGCAGCTCCCCGAGCGGCACACGCCCTCAAGTTTCCGTGTGTGACATCATCCTTCTCTCTGGACAACGTGTTCTGTGTCTGAGCAGGCACAGTCTTCTGTCCCTGCACCCTCCCTTCCAGGcacaggttttgtttttattcagacAGCCTGGGCCACTGCAGACCCAGCAGAAGGAGCCAGGCAGGGAGCTCTCTCCCTGAGGCCGGACGACTCCAAACTAATTTGGGCCCAACCAAGCCATGATCTCAACTCTCAAACGGAGAGCACTGACTTATgaataaggaaacaaatatttttcatggagcAGTGAATAAACAGAGATTTTAAATGTGactccagataaaataaaaatgttttctacaattattaaaaatggaACAAAGTTCAATCCATAATATTTCAGTTCCAGGCGAATATTGCATTTAAGAGCTGGAAGGAAAGTTTTAGTTCGGCAGGTTTCAAACTGGTGCCCTGGGGTTCCTCGAGCTGCTTGGGGGCCGATGAGGGAGCTGTAAGCACCCCGCACCTTTGCAAGCAGAGCAGCTGCCATTTTATGAGTTTTGCAAAGTGTGTTTCTGGATGAGATTCTCTGTAAAGAAcgtgaaaaaaaacagaaagattttAGGCCACTGATCTTTTCCAATCTTCCTTCTGAAGTGGGAATCCCAGCCAGAGGATCGAGGACAGAGGAATATACAATTTCTGTTTGAACACGTCCATTTGAGCTGAACGAGCTGCACCCCGTTGTCAGATGCGTCTGTGTGCTATACAGTGCTCCCTTATGTTCATCCGAAAACTGCCTTCCCAGATCTGTGACGAAACAATCCTAATCCAGTCGTCTTCCACACGTCACCCCTCCGAGGGGCCAGGGCAGCCATCAGCACACCTTTATCTCTGCCCCCCATCCCTGCAAACCCGTTCATCTGTATTTTGCTTCTTTCAACAAGTTCTTATCTGGACTCAGATAATTTTCTTTAATCAGAGTTCCTAACCTTTACCACCACTGCCAATCCTCATTTCTCTGAATATAATCtgacttttctgttctttttttctaatttttggtGCCtcttcccacacacacacagtctgcaATGAGTTTCCGTGCACCTCTGATTTGCCTTCTGATGGATCCTCCCTCTGTGTGGAGGGCTGCTGGAGCCAGGCACGGCCTCGTCACCTGTTGTCTTTCAGGTGATTAAGTCATGGGACACATATTGTTTGCATTTTGGGTGAAGTTGGCGTGCAATGATCCAGTGCTTTAGAAGCCAAAGCCTGAGCTTGCTGACAAGAAGAGCTTGTCATTACAAACCCTTGACATCCCCTGGCTGGTTTTCTGTTTCACAAAGCCTTTGTTCAACCCCCAACCACAAACCGGTAGAACTGGAATCGTGTGCATGCCACATGGCAGGTGAGAGCACAGAGTCGAGCCAAAGTTTATGAAAttcattttacttattctttGAAAACTATTCATCATAAACAGTATGACCTATCGAGTTTTAGATCTGTAAAGTTGGTTTTGTAATCCACCTTTAAACTGATTTTtgagttttcagtcattatgCCATAATTTCTGAGTGAAAAATACTTTtacaagataaagaaaagaactCTAGGAAATGACATCAAACATCAGTATGTAAAACATTTTAGTGAAACAGCGTAAACCTATGGCTCTCCCGTGCTTCAGCAGGTTTCTCCCGGGGCAGAGCCTGGATTGGGAGCTTGTGCTTCTGGGGGGGGCCGGACAGGTGCAAGGTGAGGAGGGGCTGCGtacagggaagggaaggcagccaaAAAGGAGAGTAAAATTAAGCAATACCAGCTTAATACCCAACAGGAGGTCTGAGCATTGGCGTAAAACACACAATTCAAAATCACCCCCACGAGAGAGAGAGCCGGGGTGTTTACAACCAGCCCATCGGTCGGGCACTAATGGAGGGCGGTGCCCAGGGAGAGATTTGAATTCCCACAAACTTCCGTGACTGTGCCGCAAGCACAGAGCAGGGTGACTCCAAGAGGCAGGTGCGAGCCCCTGGAAATGGGGGGATGTGGGCAGCGGCCTCAGCAGCACCCACTACAAGCCcacttattttaaaatgagaaaaagatttaaatataaggTGGTACAAagggtggtataagggaatcctgtacctcatgcatgattgttctgtaaacccacttctctaattaaaaaaaaaagaaaagaaaagaaaagaaaagaaagcaaaagaaggtGTCTGCGTGGGAGCCAGAGCTCAGAAGGAAAGGCTCGGGCAGCTGCTGGGCCCAGGCTCTGCAGAGTGGCTGAGCCTCCTCTCTGGACACTCCTCCGGAGGCCTGAGGGGTGTTTACCTCGTTAAGGGCGACAGGGAGGCCTGGAAAGCTGGGGACGACGTGCACCACGGGGTGACGGAGTCTAACCAGCTCCAGCCTTCCTGACCCCGAGCAGAGGGCAGCAGTGCTGAGGGGACCCGGGTTTCAATGGcagtgagaggaagaggaggggttACAACGACCTGCACGGCGCCCAGGCCTGGCATGCTTCGTTCATGCCCCTCTGGGGCTCCCTGCCCCTGACCCTGACCTTGACTCCTCTGGGAAGGGAAATGCCTTTTGCATAATGAGAGGCCACCGAAGAGACCCAGAGTTAGCCATGGAGATGAGGCTGCACCCAAGGGACCGGCCaccttccctgccctcccctgcccGGCCTTGCCCTGCCCCTGTGCTGAGCTGCTGCCATCTCCCCTGCCTTTCAAAGCTGCCTGGGGCCGCTTTCTCCCCGGACAGGACACTTGGTGTGATCCCCGCCTGCTCTCCTCGCCTGGCATCAGAACCTGCTCACGGCAGCTGGGCACGTGGGTCCAGGGAGGAGCTGGAGGTGACgcgtgggggcagggaggagatggAGGTGACGCGCGGGGcccagggaggagctggaggTGACGCGCGGGgcccagggaggagaaggaggtgaCGCGCGGGGCCCAGGGAGGAGATGGAGGTGACGCGCGGGCCCCAGGGAGGAGATGGAGGTGACGCGCGGGgcccagggaggagaaggaggtgaCGCGCGGGGcccagggaggagctggaggTGACGCGCGGGgcccagggaggagaaggaggtgaCGCGCGGGgcccagggaggagaaggaggtgaCGCGCGGGGcccagggaggagctggaggTGACGCGCGGGgcccagggaggagaaggaggtgaCGCGCGGGGCCCAGGGAGGAGATGGAGGTGACGCGCgggggcagggaggagatggAGGTGACGCGAGGGgcccagggaggagaaggaggtgaCGCGCGGGGCCCAGGGAGGAGATGGAGGTGACGCGCgggggcagggaggagatggAGGTGACGCGCGGGGCTCAGGCGGGAGAAGGAGGTGACGCGCGGGGCCCAGGGAGGAGATGGAGGTGACGCGCGGGGCCCAGGCGGGAGATGGAGGTGACGCGCGGGgcccagggaggagaaggaggtgaCGCGCGGGgcccagggaggagaaggaggtgaCGCGCGGGGCCCAGGGAGGAGATGGAGGTGACGCGCgggggcagggaggagatggAGGTGACGCGAGGggcccagggaggagcaggaggtgaCGCGCGGGGCCCAGGCGGGAGATGGAGGTGACGCGCGGGGCTCAGGCGGGAGTAGGAGGTGACACGCGGGGCCCAGGCGGGAGATGGAGGTGACGCGCGGGGCCCAGGCGGGAGATGGAGGTGACGCGCGGGgcccagggaggagaaggaggtgaCGCGCGGGGCCCAGGGAGGAGATGGAGGTGACGCGCgggggcagggaggagatggAGGTGACGCGAGGggcccagggaggagcaggaggtgaCGCGCGGGGCCCAGGCGGGAGATGGAGGTGACGCGCGGGGCTCAGGCGGGAGAAGGAGGTGACACGCGGGGCCCAGGCGGGAGATGGAGGTGACGCGCGGGGCCCAGGCGGGAGATGGAGGTGACGCGCGGGGCCCCGGCGGGAGATGGAGGTGACGCGCGGGGCCCAGGGAGGAGATGGAGGTGACGCGAGGGGGCAGGTTGGAGATGGAGGTGACGCGCGGGCCAGGGAGGAGCTGGGCGCAGCGGCTCTAGAGTAGGAGGAGGCCAGGCTGGCAGGCATGGGGGCCCGTGCCCGGCCGCAGTGAGCAGGTTCTGATGCCAGGCGAGGAGAGCAGGCGGGGGTCACACCAGGTGTCCTGTCCGGGGAGAAAGCGGCCCCAGGCAGCCTTGGAAGGTGGAGGAGACAGCGGCAGCTCAGCACAGGGGCAGGGCAAGGCCgggcaggggagggcagggaaggtGGCCGGTCCCTTGGGTGCAGCCTCATCTCCATGGCTAACTCTGGGTCTCTCTGGTGGCCTCTCATTATGCAAAAGGCATTTCCCTTCCCAGAGGAGTCGAGGTCCGGGACAGGGAGCTGTAGAGGGCCATAAAGGAAGCATGCCAGGCCTGGGCGCCGTGCAGGTCGTTGTaacccctcctcttcctctcactgCCATTGAAACCCGGGTCCCCTCAGCACCGCTGCCCTCTGCTCGGGGTCTGCGCCCCCACGGGGCTTGTGCGACAGGAGCTGCCTCGGAGCCTCCAGTGGCCCTTTCGCTCCGTTTGTTTGAGGCCACCAACCCCAGTGTCCGCGGGAaagccctgccctccccccacgtcACAGTAAAGGCAAAAGACAGACGCAGTGTGCACCCCCCAGGGACCCCCGCGGGAGCCGAGGTGGGTCAGCCCCGGCACACCTTTTCCACTGTGTTTGCGcctcatcacccaaagaacttCCACATAACACCCAGAACTACTCCCAAAATAGGTTTACTTTTGACACCTTTGTCTTGATAGCACATATTCATCattagaacttttaaaaatctgagagGTTGTGTTACCCTCATCTAATAGCTAACAGCCAAACCTCAAactcagtggggaaaaaaatgttgtatttttcatttatctaaATAAATCAACTGCTTTTCcacccaaaacaaaaataaattaccaaaactgGGAAGAAAACTGAAAGTCTAATTTTAGTACAGGAGTGAGAACTAAGTGATTTTAAGAAAGGGACAAAAGCCCAGTTGGCAAGTCTGAAAAATACTGCTAACCCCCCTGGAAATGGTCCCCTCACTCCCCTGGAAAACTCACCTACTCAGGTAAGACTTGGGGAGTCCCTGCGCATCTTTCCCGACCCCAGGAAGCAAGAGGCAACAAACACCTTCAGGCTGAAGCTTGGTCCTGGGAAATTCCTTGGCAAAACTGAATCTAGCCTGGTTGGTTTTCAGGCAACACAAACCCAGCGGCCGCCTTGGTCTCAGGGTCCACAGGACCCGGCTGGTGGGAGATGAGGCTGGGAGAGCCCTGGGGCCTCGTGTTCCCATCGCCCTCCCCACCGAGCCTCTCCCTCAGCTCCAGCCTCCTCAGGTCCCTACCGAGGCTGGCCCTGCCCTGGCTCCTGCTTCCTTTCCCGGTGGCCTCTGCTAGGTCCTCTCCCCAAGGGCTCGGGTCTTCTCCATTCTAGttcctctcctggcctcttctctccctctcacacgcgtgcacacacatgcacacacacgtacacactcACTCCCAGGTGCTGGCTGGGCGCTGGCCCAATAAAGCAGGCTAACTGGACACGCAGCCCCTCCACACCCCTGCCTGGGCACAGCTACTGCCTGGACGTCCTGGGGGCTGTGCAGCTCGGTGGGGACGTGACTCCCTGGGCCCTAACCCGAGCTCAACCTACTCACAACTGGGTGCTCCCGCTCGCATCCCGGGATAGCGACTGCCGGCCGCACCCACCCACCTGTCCTGGAATGGGCAGGTGCCCGTGGCTCAGGCCTGACTCCGCTGCTTCCCCATCAGTTGCTACTGAGACCCCACAACGCCTTGTGGATGATCCCACATGCACTACGCTGTGTCCTTCCTCTTATCCCATCCCCCAGACCCTGGTAGGATGTGAGAAGCATCCTCATCTCTTTCAGAGATCttaaaaccaaggcacagagaaataATTGAGTATGCCCACACCATTCATTAAGAGTAGGTCACCACAAACTGATGCTGGAAAAACAAACCCCTTCTAGCAATTCCTAATTTGTTTCTAGAGCCACCCAGGC comes from Choloepus didactylus isolate mChoDid1 chromosome 20, mChoDid1.pri, whole genome shotgun sequence and encodes:
- the LOC119516980 gene encoding extensin-like is translated as MEMRLHPRDRPPSLPSPARPCPAPVLSCRCLLHLPRLPGAAFSPDRTPGVTPACSPRLASEPAHCGRARAPMPASLASSYSRAAAPSSSLARASPPSPTCPLASPPSPPWAPRVTSISRRGPARHLHLPPGPRASPPSPAWAPRVTSFSRLSPARHLHLPPGPRASPPAPPWAPRVTSISSLPPRVTSISSLGPARHLLLLPGPRASPPSPAWAPRVTSISRLGPACHLLLPPEPRASPPSPAWAPRVTSCSSLGPSRHLHLLPAPARHLHLLPGPRASPPSPPWAPRVTSFSSLGPARHLHLPPGPRASPPSPPWAPRVTSFSRLSPARHLHLLPAPARHLHLLPGPRASPPSPPWAPRVTSISSLPPRVTSISSLGPARHLLLLPGPRASPPAPPWAPRVTSFSSLGPARHLLLLPGPRASPPAPPWAPRVTSFSSLGPARHLHLLPGARASPPSPPWAPRVTSFSSLGPARHLQLLPGPRASPPSPPCPHASPPAPPWTHVPSCPLLPSARGQEGWSWLDSVTPWCTSSPAFQASLSPLTRGSHLPLGVTLLCACGTVTEVCGNSNLSLGTALH